From the genome of Deltaproteobacteria bacterium:
CTCGAGAACCCGTTCGAGAAGTTCGATCCCATCCCCAGCGGCGCGGCCAAGGCGGCGAACGCAGGGTAGGGCTACTCGACGGTCGGCAGCTCGAAGAAGAACGTGCTCCCTCGTCCGGAGTCGCTGTCCACGCCGATGGAGCCCTCGTGCAGCGCGAGGATTCCCTGGCAGATGAACAGGCCGAGCCCCAGGCCGTGGTTGCTGCCGCTGCGGACGCCGGTCGTCTGAAACACCTGCGTGAAGAGCCCGGCCTGCAGCGGCTTGGGGATTCCTGGGCCGCCGTCCACCACCTCCACGCGGACTTGCCTCTCGCTGGGGCGCACGCGCACCTGCACGCTGCCCTGGGGCACGCCGTGCTTCATGGCGTTGTCGAGGAGGTTGTAGAGCACCTGCTGGATGCGCACGGTGTCGGCCTCGACGAAGATCACGGGCCGCGCTCCCGCGTCGAAGACCACCCGGCCCGGCGCGAGGATGGCGAAGTCCTCCACGACCTGGTTCACGAGCGCGCCCAGATCGGTGCGGCTGCGACGGAGCGAGAGGCGCTGGCGTTCGAGCCGGGCCACGTCCACGAGGTCGTTCACCAGCTCGGTGAGGTGGCTCAGCCGGCCGCGTGCGCGCTCGAGCGCCTGGCGCGGCGGCGCGCCGGCCTCGAGGAGGTTCGACGCGAGCTGCACGGAGAGCACCACCGCGGCGAGGGGCGTCTTGAGCTCATGCGCGGCGATGTTGAGGAACTCCGACTTGAGACGACTCGTCGCCTCGGCAGCTTCCTTTGCGGCGGTGAGCGCCTCGCGAACCTGGATGCGGGTGGTGATGTTGCGCGCGTAGCCGCAGTTGTACTCGCGGTCGCCGAGCTTCACGTACGACGCCAGGATCTCGATGGGGAAGTCGGTGCCGTCCTTTCGGTGCAGCGTCGTCTCGACCTGGTAGGTGCCCTCGCTGCGCAGCACGTTCCAGACCTGAGCCATGCGCTCCGGAGTGGCCATGCGGTTGATGAAGAGGAGGTTCTTCCCCACCAGCTCCTCGCGCGCGTAGCCCAGCGCCGAGCACGCGACCCCGTTCAGGTAGACGAAGTTGTCGTGGGCATCCATCCAATACACGCCGTCGGGGTGGGCCTCGAGCGCGCGCTGGATGAACGCGAAGGCCTGCTCCTGGCCGCCGAGGAGGCGCCAGAAGTCGTCGGACCAGCCCGGTGGTGCAGCCGGTGAGTCGCGCATGGTCTCGGGTTCCCGTTCAGAGCGTAACGAGCGGGGGAGGCCCGCCGCACGGCTCTCCGCCCGCCACGTTCAGGTGCCGGTTCCCTCGGCTGCCTGCCTGAGGCCTACGGCGTGGGCGTGCTCGCGGCGTTGTGCGGGACGGCGGGTGCCTCCGCGGCGAAGTCGGTCGCGTTGTCGCCCGAGTCGGTGCAGTTGTTGCCCGTGGCGCCGCCGGGAATGCGGACGATGCTCGAGTCCACGTTGCTCGCGTTGGCGCTGGTGTTCGTGTGGGGTGCGTTGCTCACCGGAGTGCCCTCGCAGGTCGCGGTCGCGAACTGCGTGATGGCATTCGCCAGCGTGACGGTGGTGTCGTAGAAGCACACCGCGTCGGCAGTGGTGTTTCCGTGGTTGAGGATGACGCTCGACGTGTCGCTGATGCCGTTGCTGGAGAGCGTGTCATCACCCGCGGGAGTCTGGTTGTACGCCGAGCCGACGATCAAGAAATGGCCCCAGGCCGGCAGGTTCTGGCCCGCGCCCGTCCAGTGCGTGGAGTAGGTGCTGGTGGTGAAGACCTTGATGACCCACGAGCTGTCCAGAGTCACGTCTGTGCCGCTCGCGTTGTAGAGCTCGACGAACTCATCGCTCGCGCCGGCCGCGCCACGGCTGCGGATCTGGCTGATGAGCACGCCGCCCAGCGCGCAGCCGCTGCCCGTCGTGCCCGAGGTGCTGCCGGTGCCCGTGCTCGCTGCGCCCGTGCTCCCGGTGCCGGTGGAGCCGCTGTCGCTTCCGCTCGACGCGCTCGCGGTGGTCGTCGAGCCGCTGCTCGATGCCGTGGACGTCGAGGAGCCGCTGCTGCCGCTGCTCGCGCTCGACGCGGTGGATGAAGCTGAGCTGCTGCTGCTCGACGACGTGCTCGAGCTCGCGCTCGACGACGCGGTTCCGCTGGTGCTTCCCGAGCCCGAGCTCGAGGCCGAGCCGGTCGCGGTGCCGCTGCTCGACGAGCCGTGCGTGTGGGCGCTGGTCGAGCCCGTGCCGGGAGCGATGGGCTCCACGTTGTTCAAGCAACCTGCGAGCGCCAGGCAAGCCAAGCCACCGAGCCACTTCATTCGCGCACCTCGTGGAAGGTGCCATTCTACTTGGAGCGCGCGCAGTGCAGGGCGATCGTCGAAACGATTTTTGCAGCACGCTTGTAGAGCGATTCGAAACTTGCGCTCGCCGATCAACGCTGCATGATGCGGCCCCCATTTCGGAACTCGGAGGTTGCCATGCGCAAGGCTCTCATTCTCTCGGCGGTCCTTTTCGCCATCGGCTGCGGCGGCTCGAGCAGCAGCTCCAGCAGCAGCGGCTCCACCGGCACGACGGCCGGCACCACCACGG
Proteins encoded in this window:
- a CDS encoding lamin tail domain-containing protein, with protein sequence MKWLGGLACLALAGCLNNVEPIAPGTGSTSAHTHGSSSSGTATGSASSSGSGSTSGTASSSASSSTSSSSSSSASSTASSASSGSSGSSTSTASSSGSTTTASASSGSDSGSTGTGSTGAASTGTGSTSGTTGSGCALGGVLISQIRSRGAAGASDEFVELYNASGTDVTLDSSWVIKVFTTSTYSTHWTGAGQNLPAWGHFLIVGSAYNQTPAGDDTLSSNGISDTSSVILNHGNTTADAVCFYDTTVTLANAITQFATATCEGTPVSNAPHTNTSANASNVDSSIVRIPGGATGNNCTDSGDNATDFAAEAPAVPHNAASTPTP
- a CDS encoding PAS domain S-box protein, yielding MRDSPAAPPGWSDDFWRLLGGQEQAFAFIQRALEAHPDGVYWMDAHDNFVYLNGVACSALGYAREELVGKNLLFINRMATPERMAQVWNVLRSEGTYQVETTLHRKDGTDFPIEILASYVKLGDREYNCGYARNITTRIQVREALTAAKEAAEATSRLKSEFLNIAAHELKTPLAAVVLSVQLASNLLEAGAPPRQALERARGRLSHLTELVNDLVDVARLERQRLSLRRSRTDLGALVNQVVEDFAILAPGRVVFDAGARPVIFVEADTVRIQQVLYNLLDNAMKHGVPQGSVQVRVRPSERQVRVEVVDGGPGIPKPLQAGLFTQVFQTTGVRSGSNHGLGLGLFICQGILALHEGSIGVDSDSGRGSTFFFELPTVE